In Persicimonas caeni, a single window of DNA contains:
- a CDS encoding RHS repeat-associated core domain-containing protein codes for MHSLAGGGTVRKIHTYDGLDRLKFTDFDSPTVNFNQAFGYSSTGNISYVGDKNAPDEDYAYGDDSISQAVTSIAYANAEPGTRTLSYDLDGQLVTDVRQFLQTGEIEKRNIAYDATGCMRQIDVVRKGSNGTLLEDMTTTHVCGQGGRRVFRSTVDYVNGEVNRVIDFAGIAEIRPDEGPDRDQDGYPDGLIFVRIPVNGAVSVEDARSLVDGSRIEEESGYIHSDLRGSVLAKTAIEGAASIDKEAVYGAWGEPVEVSTAAKPRHQFVDFEPDRATGYYYMGARVYDPTLRRWLSPDPLLWAVPGLEEGNGAGLNLYAYADNDPVGLIDPQGTDPGAVIWDGGGGCMASQPDCGRDPNPFSQQKPHELSDGGKVVGAVVLGTLSLATDPVAEAVEAPGKIASAVESGDGVQIASVGAMILVNILTRGKGGKVRKVLDEGAEVVEDVAKAGKKAKPGSYRPEREMPKTKHGEHQADTDAPHSQIATKRSKRGKGDYTQAKEWGYDEDGNLVPKRQIDFTDHGRPDKHTSPHQHKYVPNETGGSPKRGEPEPLEEP; via the coding sequence GTGCATAGCCTCGCCGGCGGCGGAACCGTGCGAAAAATTCACACCTACGACGGCCTCGACCGGCTCAAGTTCACCGACTTCGACTCGCCGACGGTAAACTTCAACCAGGCGTTCGGCTACTCGTCGACCGGCAATATTTCCTATGTGGGCGACAAGAACGCGCCCGACGAGGATTACGCCTATGGCGACGACAGCATCTCGCAGGCGGTCACCTCGATTGCCTATGCGAACGCCGAGCCGGGCACGCGTACGCTGAGCTACGACCTCGACGGCCAGCTCGTCACGGACGTGCGCCAGTTCTTGCAGACAGGGGAGATCGAAAAGCGCAACATCGCCTACGACGCCACCGGCTGCATGCGTCAAATAGACGTGGTTCGCAAGGGCTCAAACGGCACATTGCTCGAGGACATGACCACCACGCACGTGTGCGGCCAGGGCGGTCGGCGCGTGTTTCGCAGCACGGTCGACTACGTCAACGGCGAGGTCAATCGGGTCATCGACTTTGCCGGGATTGCCGAGATTCGGCCCGACGAGGGGCCGGATCGGGACCAAGACGGCTACCCGGACGGGCTCATCTTCGTGCGCATTCCGGTCAACGGCGCGGTCAGCGTCGAGGACGCGCGCTCGCTCGTCGACGGCAGCCGAATCGAAGAAGAGTCGGGCTATATCCACAGCGACCTGCGCGGGTCGGTGCTTGCCAAGACGGCCATCGAGGGCGCGGCGTCGATCGACAAGGAGGCAGTCTACGGGGCGTGGGGCGAGCCGGTGGAGGTGTCGACGGCGGCCAAGCCGCGCCACCAGTTTGTGGACTTCGAGCCGGACCGGGCGACCGGGTACTATTACATGGGTGCGCGGGTCTACGACCCGACGTTGAGGCGGTGGTTGTCGCCCGATCCGTTGTTGTGGGCGGTGCCTGGGCTGGAGGAGGGCAACGGGGCCGGTCTGAATCTGTATGCGTATGCGGACAATGACCCGGTCGGGTTGATCGATCCGCAAGGCACGGACCCCGGTGCGGTGATTTGGGACGGAGGCGGCGGCTGCATGGCATCTCAGCCAGATTGTGGGCGGGATCCGAATCCGTTCAGCCAGCAAAAGCCACACGAGTTGAGCGATGGCGGAAAGGTGGTTGGAGCAGTGGTGCTGGGGACTCTCTCCTTAGCCACCGACCCAGTTGCCGAAGCTGTGGAAGCTCCTGGGAAAATCGCAAGTGCCGTGGAGTCTGGAGATGGCGTCCAGATAGCATCCGTTGGCGCGATGATTCTCGTCAACATTCTGACCCGTGGCAAAGGCGGAAAAGTCCGTAAGGTCCTTGATGAGGGTGCCGAGGTGGTCGAGGATGTGGCCAAGGCGGGGAAGAAGGCGAAACCCGGAAGCTACCGTCCCGAGCGTGAGATGCCGAAGACAAAACATGGAGAGCACCAAGCTGACACGGATGCTCCACATTCACAGATTGCAACTAAGAGAAGTAAGAGGGGGAAAGGTGACTACACTCAAGCCAAGGAGTGGGGGTACGATGAGGACGGAAATCTCGTGCCCAAGCGACAGATTGATTTTACGGACCACGGCCGTCCCGATAAGCACACGAGTCCTCACCAGCACAAGTACGTCCCAAATGAAACTGGCGGAAGCCCGAAACGGGGTGAGCCCGAGCCATTGGAGGAACCGTGA
- a CDS encoding RHS repeat-associated core domain-containing protein codes for MRQIDVAREGANGALLKDMTTTHVCGQGGRRVFRSTVDYINGEVNRVIDFAGIAEIRPDEGPDDDQDGYPDGLIFVRIPVNGAVSVEDARSLVDGSRVKEESGYIHSDMRGSVLAKTAIEGAASIDKEAVYGAWGEPVDVSSVAKPRHQFVDFEPDRATGYYYMGARVYDPTLRRWLSPDPLLWAMPEIDSADGGQLNLFAYAKNNPTRFTDPSGFYVKPSKLQEWKDGFVKRGSIELFGGGGILKGLKIASAAGKGARALKAAKLAKATSLRNTARWLRGKLTKAQVEAAKDVAAVEKVVKSASAKGKAGKHTVKHAKDLSKIIRDSERVGSGAHEVQGGLAGAAKTQAKTGYKAGGKDHIQKLDESIDRLDKVIYRIKNAKSIPDKQKKRLLEKAQKYRDRYQKARDSID; via the coding sequence ATGCGTCAAATCGACGTGGCTCGCGAGGGCGCAAATGGTGCGTTGCTCAAGGACATGACCACGACGCACGTGTGCGGCCAGGGCGGCCGGCGCGTGTTCCGAAGCACCGTCGACTACATCAATGGCGAGGTCAACCGGGTCATCGACTTTGCCGGGATTGCCGAGATTCGGCCCGATGAGGGCCCAGACGACGACCAGGACGGCTACCCGGACGGGCTCATCTTCGTGCGCATTCCGGTCAACGGCGCGGTCAGCGTCGAGGACGCGCGCTCGCTCGTCGATGGCAGCCGAGTCAAAGAAGAGTCGGGCTATATCCACAGCGACATGCGCGGCTCGGTGCTGGCCAAGACGGCCATCGAGGGCGCGGCGTCGATCGACAAGGAGGCGGTCTACGGGGCGTGGGGCGAGCCGGTGGATGTGTCTTCAGTGGCCAAGCCGCGCCACCAGTTCGTCGACTTCGAGCCGGACCGGGCGACCGGGTACTACTACATGGGGGCGAGGGTCTACGACCCGACGTTGAGGCGGTGGTTGTCGCCCGATCCGTTGTTGTGGGCGATGCCGGAGATTGACTCTGCTGACGGTGGTCAACTCAATCTGTTTGCATACGCAAAGAATAACCCAACGCGATTCACTGACCCGTCTGGGTTTTATGTAAAGCCTAGTAAGCTTCAGGAGTGGAAGGACGGCTTCGTAAAACGTGGGTCCATCGAACTCTTTGGGGGCGGGGGCATCCTCAAGGGACTCAAAATTGCAAGTGCTGCGGGGAAGGGCGCTCGCGCACTCAAGGCCGCGAAGTTGGCAAAGGCAACGTCGCTTCGAAACACAGCACGTTGGCTGCGTGGAAAGCTGACGAAAGCGCAGGTGGAAGCAGCGAAGGATGTGGCGGCAGTCGAGAAGGTGGTCAAAAGTGCTTCTGCAAAGGGGAAGGCGGGAAAACACACTGTGAAGCACGCAAAGGACTTGTCGAAGATAATCAGAGACTCTGAACGAGTAGGGTCAGGGGCTCACGAGGTGCAGGGAGGCTTGGCAGGAGCGGCAAAAACGCAAGCCAAGACTGGATATAAGGCAGGAGGCAAAGACCATATTCAAAAGCTAGATGAGAGCATCGATAGGCTGGATAAGGTGATATACCGAATCAAAAACGCGAAGTCGATTCCAGACAAGCAAAAGAAAAGACTTCTTGAGAAAGCGCAGAAATATCGGGATCGCTATCAAAAGGCGAGAGATTCGATCGACTGA
- the ubiE gene encoding bifunctional demethylmenaquinone methyltransferase/2-methoxy-6-polyprenyl-1,4-benzoquinol methylase UbiE, whose translation MSTEVNQMFSRIADRYDKANRFISLGTDQSVRRKAVKMSGAKPGEDVLDCAAGTGDLTILFKKTVGPEGRVVGTDFNPDMLSFAPDKAKDEGLDITWQVEDAQDLSFEDDSFDIVSIAYGIRNVDDPIKALESMTRVLRPGGRLVVLEFGQPPALLKPFYMAYNRFVIPTIGGMVSGDKDAYKYLQRTSDNFPYGDEFISMMESTGRFANIEAKPAMFGVNWIYVGTTKG comes from the coding sequence ATGTCGACCGAAGTCAACCAGATGTTCTCGCGGATCGCCGACCGCTACGACAAAGCCAACCGCTTCATCTCGCTGGGCACCGACCAGAGCGTGCGCCGCAAGGCCGTCAAGATGTCGGGCGCCAAGCCCGGCGAGGACGTGCTCGACTGCGCCGCCGGCACCGGCGACCTGACGATCCTGTTCAAGAAGACCGTCGGCCCCGAGGGCCGCGTCGTGGGCACCGATTTCAACCCCGACATGCTCTCGTTCGCCCCCGACAAGGCCAAAGACGAAGGCCTCGACATCACCTGGCAGGTCGAAGACGCCCAGGACCTGAGCTTCGAAGACGACAGCTTCGACATCGTCTCCATCGCCTACGGCATCCGCAACGTCGACGACCCCATCAAGGCCCTCGAGTCGATGACGCGCGTCCTGCGCCCCGGCGGCCGCCTCGTCGTCCTCGAATTCGGCCAGCCCCCCGCGCTGCTCAAGCCCTTCTACATGGCCTACAACCGCTTCGTCATCCCGACCATCGGCGGCATGGTCAGCGGCGACAAAGACGCCTACAAATACCTGCAACGCACCTCCGACAACTTCCCCTACGGCGACGAGTTCATTTCGATGATGGAGTCGACCGGCCGCTTCGCCAATATCGAAGCGAAACCGGCGATGTTCGGGGTGAACTGGATTTATGTGGGGACGACGAAGGGGTGA
- the aroF gene encoding 3-deoxy-7-phosphoheptulonate synthase has protein sequence MLHDNTAKIAHAEAPSDCRAPGADAQFPRVGREVRPDGSVVSIGDVAFGADEFVVIAGPCAVESHALYDEAARLVSRLGARVLRGGAFKPRTSPDSFQGLGMSGLTIMQQASREYGVPFVTEVMSPEMVGEMEPIVDAFQVGARNMQNFALLEAIGQTRTPVMLKRNFGATVSEWLKAAEYIAKGGNDQILLCERGIRSFGDETRFTLDLAGAMWAKQRSHLPVIIDPSHAIGIPDLLAGAVAAGAAAGLDGVMVEVHPDASRALCDADQALTPTQFEELMERVAPIARAAGRSI, from the coding sequence ATGCTTCACGACAACACCGCAAAGATCGCCCACGCTGAGGCCCCCTCGGACTGCCGCGCCCCCGGCGCAGACGCGCAGTTCCCGCGGGTCGGCCGCGAGGTTCGCCCCGACGGCTCGGTCGTCTCCATCGGCGACGTCGCCTTTGGCGCCGACGAGTTCGTGGTCATCGCCGGCCCCTGCGCCGTCGAGTCGCACGCGCTGTACGACGAGGCCGCGCGCCTGGTCAGCCGCCTGGGCGCCCGCGTCCTTCGCGGCGGCGCCTTCAAGCCGCGCACCTCGCCCGACAGCTTCCAGGGACTGGGCATGTCGGGGCTGACGATCATGCAGCAGGCCTCGCGCGAGTACGGCGTGCCGTTCGTCACCGAGGTGATGTCGCCCGAGATGGTCGGCGAGATGGAGCCTATCGTCGACGCCTTCCAGGTGGGCGCGCGCAACATGCAGAACTTCGCGCTGCTCGAGGCCATCGGCCAGACGCGCACGCCGGTGATGCTCAAGCGAAACTTCGGCGCCACGGTCAGCGAATGGCTCAAGGCCGCCGAGTACATCGCCAAGGGCGGCAACGACCAGATCTTGCTGTGCGAGCGCGGCATCCGAAGCTTCGGCGACGAGACGCGCTTCACGCTCGACCTGGCCGGCGCGATGTGGGCCAAGCAACGCAGCCACCTGCCGGTCATCATCGACCCGTCGCACGCCATCGGCATCCCCGACCTGCTCGCCGGCGCCGTCGCTGCGGGCGCAGCCGCCGGTTTGGACGGCGTGATGGTCGAAGTCCACCCGGACGCCTCGCGCGCCCTGTGCGACGCCGACCAGGCCCTGACCCCGACCCAATTTGAAGAGCTCATGGAGCGCGTCGCCCCCATCGCACGCGCTGCGGGGCGTTCGATCTGA
- the menE gene encoding o-succinylbenzoate--CoA ligase: MMTPWLAQRAVDRKDAPALSVGDRTYTYAELAAEVQRRAAGLAAMGIERGATVGLRAQNSLDWVLGAHAVFWRGATLVPLHPRATDAELDFQLSQLDFDLLLVDPNDAAPDTTVRTVPLDELRGPEDTVCRAARVAMDDVMTVLFTSGTTGKPKAVPLTVQNHLSSASASALRLGLCENDNWLCCLPLCHTGGLAIVLRSAIYGTSFELLDGFSTDDVLAVLAERPVTLASFVPTMVYRLLEACEGAVESKLRAVLVGGGPIEARLLGEARRRGIPALPTYGMTEASSQLATLSPHADGHLDTAGTALEGVELRIEREDGTLCDADEAGAIWARGPMIMDGYLNRPDENTARFRDGWFRTGDIGRIDRNGFLRIEHRLTDLIVTGGENVDPGEVEAVLRAASGVRDVAVVGLDDPEWGEVVAAAVVPSEPVDEPAAFFEELGEHCKSELAGFKTPQRWVICSELPQTHSGKIHREQTRQLLRDAPVE; the protein is encoded by the coding sequence ATGATGACGCCCTGGCTCGCACAACGCGCCGTCGACCGCAAAGACGCCCCGGCCCTGTCGGTCGGCGACCGAACCTACACCTACGCCGAGCTCGCCGCCGAAGTGCAGAGACGCGCCGCGGGCTTGGCCGCGATGGGCATCGAGCGCGGCGCGACGGTCGGACTTCGCGCGCAGAACTCGCTCGACTGGGTCCTGGGCGCCCACGCGGTGTTCTGGCGCGGCGCCACACTCGTCCCGCTGCACCCGCGCGCCACCGACGCCGAGCTCGACTTCCAGCTATCGCAGCTGGACTTCGACTTGCTTCTCGTCGACCCGAACGACGCGGCCCCCGACACGACGGTCCGCACCGTGCCGCTCGACGAGCTTCGCGGCCCCGAAGACACGGTTTGCCGCGCCGCGCGCGTCGCCATGGACGACGTGATGACGGTGCTCTTTACCTCCGGCACGACCGGCAAGCCCAAGGCAGTGCCGCTGACGGTGCAGAATCACCTGTCGAGCGCCTCGGCCTCGGCGCTTCGGCTGGGGCTGTGCGAGAACGACAACTGGCTATGCTGCCTGCCGCTATGTCATACCGGAGGGTTGGCGATTGTGCTGCGGAGCGCCATCTACGGGACATCCTTCGAGCTGCTCGACGGGTTTTCGACCGACGACGTGCTCGCGGTGCTCGCCGAGCGCCCGGTCACGCTGGCGTCGTTCGTGCCGACGATGGTCTACCGGCTGCTCGAAGCCTGCGAGGGTGCGGTCGAGTCGAAGCTTCGCGCCGTGCTCGTCGGCGGCGGGCCCATCGAGGCGCGCCTGCTCGGCGAGGCGCGACGCCGCGGCATCCCGGCGCTTCCGACCTACGGCATGACCGAGGCCAGCTCGCAGCTCGCCACGCTCTCGCCGCACGCCGACGGCCACTTGGATACTGCCGGCACGGCGCTCGAGGGCGTCGAGCTTCGCATCGAGCGCGAAGACGGCACGCTGTGCGATGCCGACGAGGCCGGCGCCATCTGGGCGCGCGGGCCGATGATCATGGACGGCTACTTGAACCGACCCGACGAGAACACGGCGCGCTTTCGCGACGGCTGGTTTCGCACCGGAGATATCGGACGCATCGACCGCAATGGTTTTTTGCGCATCGAGCACCGGCTCACCGACCTCATCGTCACCGGCGGCGAGAACGTCGACCCGGGCGAAGTCGAGGCGGTGCTGCGGGCGGCCTCGGGTGTGCGCGACGTCGCCGTCGTAGGGCTCGACGACCCCGAATGGGGCGAAGTCGTCGCCGCGGCGGTCGTCCCCAGCGAGCCGGTCGACGAGCCGGCCGCCTTTTTCGAAGAACTCGGCGAGCATTGCAAAAGCGAGCTCGCCGGCTTCAAAACGCCGCAACGATGGGTTATCTGCAGCGAATTGCCGCAGACCCACAGCGGCAAGATTCACCGCGAGCAGACCCGCCAGTTGTTGCGGGACGCTCCGGTCGAGTGA
- the menC gene encoding o-succinylbenzoate synthase: MNTPFHLQKLEYREVDLELTKPLVTSSARYETRSLLLVRAQIRAGEHLVEGFGEVSPLPGWSDETLANCIETLDAAPTDVEFDAVRALDEVLPTVAELPSLRFGVELALLDALARLRETPICRLLASERGRMPLASVSVQATIGAKGPDETVAAARAAADEGFNCVKLKVGALPIATDIARIARVREACPTLMIRLDANGAWTPQQAREVLEGLWKLNIDIVEQPVAPEHFDTFVDEADALTAACIAPDESCVPAAHAHELIDAGKIGAVVLKPQALGGLLPTSTLIDDALRKGVRVVLSTLLESAVGRSAVAHLAAAYPDVLGPHGLATGGWFASDLAEAPDSILDGSLRLRHGSGLGFEPDWRSA; this comes from the coding sequence ATGAACACGCCCTTCCACCTCCAGAAGCTCGAGTATCGCGAGGTTGATCTCGAGCTCACCAAGCCGCTCGTGACGAGTTCGGCGCGCTACGAGACGCGTTCGCTGCTGCTCGTGCGCGCTCAGATTCGCGCCGGCGAGCATTTGGTGGAGGGGTTTGGAGAGGTGTCGCCGCTCCCCGGGTGGTCCGACGAAACGCTCGCAAATTGCATCGAGACGCTCGACGCAGCGCCGACCGACGTCGAATTCGACGCGGTCCGCGCCCTCGACGAAGTCTTGCCGACCGTCGCCGAGTTGCCCTCGCTGCGATTCGGCGTCGAGCTCGCCTTGCTGGATGCGCTCGCGCGTCTTCGCGAGACGCCCATCTGCCGGCTCTTGGCCAGCGAGCGCGGCCGCATGCCGCTGGCGTCGGTGTCGGTTCAAGCCACCATCGGCGCCAAGGGGCCCGACGAGACGGTCGCCGCGGCGCGCGCGGCCGCCGACGAGGGCTTTAACTGCGTCAAGCTCAAGGTCGGCGCGCTTCCCATCGCGACCGATATCGCGCGCATCGCGCGAGTAAGAGAGGCATGTCCGACGCTGATGATTCGCCTCGACGCCAACGGTGCATGGACGCCGCAGCAAGCGCGCGAGGTCCTGGAAGGCCTTTGGAAGCTGAATATCGACATCGTCGAGCAGCCGGTCGCCCCCGAGCACTTCGACACGTTTGTCGACGAGGCCGACGCCTTGACGGCGGCTTGTATCGCTCCCGACGAGAGCTGTGTGCCGGCTGCGCACGCTCACGAGCTCATCGACGCGGGCAAAATCGGCGCGGTCGTGCTCAAGCCGCAAGCCCTCGGCGGGCTCTTGCCGACGAGCACGCTCATCGACGACGCGCTCCGAAAAGGCGTGCGCGTGGTGCTGAGCACGCTGCTCGAGTCGGCCGTCGGCAGAAGCGCGGTCGCACATTTGGCCGCCGCCTACCCCGACGTGCTCGGGCCGCACGGGCTGGCCACCGGCGGCTGGTTTGCGAGCGATCTGGCAGAAGCGCCCGACTCGATCCTCGACGGCAGCCTGCGGCTTCGTCACGGCTCCGGACTCGGGTTCGAGCCCGACTGGAGGTCCGCATGA
- a CDS encoding 1,4-dihydroxy-2-naphthoate polyprenyltransferase translates to MSTTQTIQPSSLKAWLLASRPKTLAAAVIPVLVGTAVAVAEGTFAAPAALAALVGASLIQIGTNFANDYFDAKSGADNEDRLGPTRVVQAGLIEPSAVKTATFVTFAAAALVGVYLIWVGGWPILAIGVASILSGLAYTGGPYPLGYNGLGDVFVFIFFGLIAVTATHYVQALEWSTTALVASIPIGLLSTAILIVNNYRDVDTDRVAGKRTLAVRLGRPATRWHYALTVIGAYAVPVIQWAALGADAWILLPLLTLPLGLKRIVDMWKKTGKELNPVLAGTAQVLALFGILYAVGIVL, encoded by the coding sequence ATGTCCACCACCCAGACAATCCAACCCTCCTCGCTGAAGGCCTGGCTGCTCGCGTCGCGCCCCAAAACGCTCGCCGCGGCGGTCATCCCCGTACTCGTGGGAACTGCGGTCGCCGTGGCCGAAGGCACGTTCGCCGCACCGGCCGCGCTCGCCGCGCTGGTGGGCGCGAGCCTGATTCAGATCGGCACGAACTTCGCCAACGACTACTTCGACGCCAAAAGCGGCGCGGACAACGAAGATCGTCTCGGACCTACACGCGTGGTCCAGGCGGGGCTCATCGAGCCGTCGGCGGTCAAGACCGCCACGTTCGTGACCTTCGCGGCGGCCGCGCTCGTGGGCGTCTACCTCATCTGGGTGGGCGGCTGGCCGATTCTGGCCATCGGCGTCGCCTCGATCTTGTCGGGGCTGGCGTACACCGGTGGGCCTTACCCATTGGGTTATAACGGGCTGGGCGACGTCTTCGTCTTCATCTTCTTCGGGCTCATCGCGGTCACCGCGACGCATTATGTGCAGGCGCTCGAGTGGTCGACGACCGCGCTCGTCGCCTCGATCCCCATCGGCTTGTTGTCGACGGCGATTCTTATCGTGAACAACTACCGCGACGTCGACACCGACCGCGTCGCCGGAAAACGCACGCTGGCCGTGCGACTGGGACGCCCCGCAACCCGTTGGCACTACGCCTTGACCGTCATCGGCGCCTACGCCGTGCCGGTCATCCAGTGGGCTGCGCTGGGCGCCGACGCTTGGATTTTGCTGCCGCTTTTGACCCTTCCGCTGGGCCTCAAGCGCATCGTCGACATGTGGAAGAAGACGGGCAAAGAGCTCAACCCGGTGCTCGCCGGCACCGCGCAAGTGCTGGCGCTATTCGGCATTCTCTACGCCGTGGGGATTGTTCTATGA
- the menD gene encoding 2-succinyl-5-enolpyruvyl-6-hydroxy-3-cyclohexene-1-carboxylic-acid synthase: MSDDAHNSAERLAPNANTLWAKALVDELARSGLRSVCISPGSRSTPLVVQFAAHPDIDDISIVDERSGGFVALGIAQATRRPVALVCTSGTAAANFFPAVCEASSAGIPLLVLTADRPPELQDCGASQAMDQLKLYGDHVRWFHQVSQPEATPKKLRYVRSLACRAYNRALSPQAGPVHLNFPFRKPLEPIEVPADHPDSVPTSLADEDPVAAFGRDGGRPFVAVHTARPAPDLAAIDALDDALARAERPLILAGADPNAADYREALVDFAERTGAPIAAEPTSGLRHWAGRNSNVISTADFLFDSGFYETVGKPDLVIRTGRSPLLWSAQSLVRGLEDAEQIVVGRAENLADPDHVVSLHLMCDERALFEEAGGHKATCAWLTAHRGAEEVALDTLRRTLDAEPALSAARMWRELGTMLPEGSALFVSNSMPIRNLDTFMCGARSSVDVFFNRGLNGIDGINSTGLGIALARKQLARKEQANEAPTVIVTGDVALRHDVSGLYLAAELAAQQDVGATIIVVDNDGGGIFDYLPIAKFGSVHERHFTTPPERALDGTALGCLEVSEPKDWSEFRAAVERSMTSAGTQLVRVRTDRAGDKELRETTRREVAAKIDESIRGIVQ; encoded by the coding sequence ATGAGCGACGATGCCCACAACTCGGCCGAACGTCTGGCCCCCAACGCGAACACGTTGTGGGCGAAGGCGCTCGTCGACGAGCTCGCGCGCAGCGGGCTTCGGTCGGTGTGCATCTCGCCGGGCTCGCGTTCGACGCCGCTCGTCGTCCAATTCGCCGCGCACCCCGATATCGACGACATCTCGATTGTCGACGAGCGCTCCGGCGGCTTCGTCGCGCTCGGTATCGCCCAGGCGACGCGGCGTCCGGTGGCGCTCGTGTGCACGTCGGGCACCGCCGCAGCGAACTTCTTCCCGGCCGTGTGCGAAGCGTCCAGCGCCGGCATCCCGCTGCTCGTGCTCACGGCAGATCGCCCGCCCGAGCTGCAGGATTGCGGCGCGTCGCAGGCGATGGACCAACTGAAGCTCTACGGCGACCACGTGCGCTGGTTCCACCAGGTCTCGCAGCCGGAGGCGACGCCCAAAAAGCTTCGCTACGTGCGCTCGCTGGCCTGCCGGGCCTACAATCGCGCGCTCTCGCCGCAGGCGGGCCCGGTCCACCTGAATTTTCCGTTCCGAAAGCCGCTCGAGCCCATCGAGGTGCCTGCGGACCATCCCGACAGCGTGCCCACGTCGCTCGCCGATGAGGATCCAGTCGCCGCGTTCGGACGCGACGGCGGGCGTCCCTTCGTCGCCGTGCACACCGCGCGCCCGGCGCCCGATTTGGCGGCCATCGACGCCCTCGACGACGCGTTGGCCCGAGCCGAGCGTCCCCTGATTCTCGCAGGCGCCGACCCGAACGCGGCCGACTACCGCGAGGCCCTTGTCGACTTCGCCGAGCGCACAGGCGCGCCGATTGCGGCCGAGCCGACCTCGGGGCTACGCCACTGGGCCGGACGAAATAGCAACGTCATCAGCACGGCTGATTTTCTGTTCGATAGCGGGTTTTACGAGACCGTCGGCAAGCCCGACCTGGTCATCCGCACGGGACGCTCGCCGCTGTTGTGGTCGGCGCAGTCGCTGGTGCGAGGCCTGGAAGACGCCGAGCAAATCGTGGTGGGACGCGCCGAGAACCTCGCCGATCCCGACCACGTCGTCAGCCTGCACTTGATGTGCGACGAGCGGGCGCTCTTCGAGGAGGCGGGCGGTCACAAGGCCACCTGCGCCTGGCTGACCGCCCATCGCGGCGCCGAAGAGGTCGCCCTCGACACGCTGCGACGAACGCTCGACGCCGAGCCGGCCTTGTCGGCCGCGCGAATGTGGCGCGAGTTGGGCACAATGTTGCCCGAAGGCTCGGCGCTGTTCGTGTCGAATAGCATGCCGATTCGAAACCTCGACACGTTCATGTGCGGCGCGCGCAGCTCGGTCGACGTCTTCTTCAACCGCGGGCTCAACGGCATCGACGGCATCAACTCGACCGGGTTGGGCATCGCCCTCGCCCGCAAGCAACTCGCCCGCAAAGAACAAGCTAACGAGGCCCCGACGGTCATCGTCACGGGCGATGTCGCGCTGCGACACGACGTCAGTGGCTTGTACTTGGCCGCCGAGCTCGCCGCTCAACAGGACGTCGGCGCCACGATCATCGTGGTCGATAATGACGGCGGCGGCATCTTCGACTATCTGCCGATTGCGAAGTTCGGGAGCGTCCACGAGCGACATTTTACGACTCCGCCCGAGCGTGCGCTCGACGGGACGGCGTTGGGCTGCCTCGAGGTGAGCGAGCCGAAGGATTGGAGCGAGTTTCGCGCCGCGGTCGAGCGCTCGATGACGAGCGCCGGCACGCAGCTCGTGCGCGTGCGCACCGACCGAGCCGGCGACAAAGAGTTGCGCGAGACCACCCGACGTGAAGTCGCCGCGAAGATCGACGAGAGCATTCGCGGCATTGTTCAGTGA